The sequence AATTTCGCTACCAATGACCCCCATATCGACGAACAGCACCAGCAGATCTTTCGCTTCGCCAACAAGCTCGAAACGATAGCTCAGCAAGCGGACGTCGATACGAGGGAGGTCGACCATTTGCTCAGTTTCCTGGAAACCTACATCCAGAACCACTTCCGCTACGAGGAAGCCTGCATGCTCAAGCGGCGCTGTCCCGTCGCCCAAAAGAACCGCTCCGAGCACGTCGCCTTCAAGGCCTTCCTCACCCGGAACGTCGAAGCCTACCGCCATAACGGCTATTCCCAGCAATGGGCCCAACAACTCTTCGAGAAACTCGAGAACTGGCTCTCCAACCACATTTGCCGCGTCGACGTGAAACTGCGCGACCACCCGGAAAAGACCACCGCTTCCTCTTCCGCCGCCAACCGCTAGCGCCCTCCACTTAGAGGCACGCTCGAGCAGCCAAGCGTTCCCCTCTCTCCTGATACCCCTCGAGCCTCCCGCCCGCTCAACGGTTAGACAAGTTTGCATGAGTTCCCACCAGCCATTCGTCTGGCAATTGGTTGAAACCTCACAACACTCACTTGCCTACACCAATGAAGTTGAACGCCCCCTTACTCCTCCTCCCCCTCGCCACGCTCGCAGCTTCGCTTGACGCCCAAAACCGCATCGGTTCCGGCGATGTCAGCGAACTCTTCAAGACCTACTGCGCCACCTGCCACGGCGAAAACCTGCGCGGCGGACAAGGCAGTTCCCTCGTCGACGACGTCTGGGCCCACGGCAGCAGCGACGCCGACCTCGCCCGCGTCATCGCCGAAGGCATTCCCGACACGGAGATGATCCCTTGGAAGCACTCTCTCTCGGACGAGCAAATCCGCGCCCTCGTCATCTACATTCGCGAGCAAGGCCAAATCGCCGCCCGGGCCGACCTCCCCGAAGACGCCTTCAAGCCGAAGAACGGCATCTTCACTTCGGAAAAGCACTCTTTCACCCTCGAGAAAGTCGGCGAAGGCGACGGCATCCTTTGGGGAATGGAATTCCTCCCCGACAATTCACTGCTCGTCACTCAACGCGACGGAACGCTCTGGCACTTCCAAGACGGAAAACGTACCGCCATCGAGGGAATCCCAGCAGTGCGGGCCCAAGGCCAAGGCGGGCTTATGGAAGTGCGCATCCATCCAGACTACGATAAAAACGGCTGGGTCTACCTCGGCTACTCGGAGTCGCTCGATGGCGGCGAAACCGGAAACACCGCCATCGCCCGCGGCCGCATCGTCGACGGAGCCTGGACCGACCATCAGCAAATCTACTCCGCCGACCCCAAGTTCCACACCAGCCGCGGTCACCACTTCGGCACTCGTATCGTCTTCCAAGACGGCTACCTCTTCTTCGGCATCGGCGATCGCGGCCAGCAAGACCAAGCCCAAGACCTCGACCGCCCGAACGGCAAGATCCATCGCCTTCACGACGACGGACGTATACCCGCCGACAATCCCTTCGCCAACACTCCCGGCGCCTTGCCCACCATCTGGTCTTACGGACACCGCAATCCACAAGGCCTCGCCACCCACCCCGAAACCGGACAACTCTGGGAAGTCGAGCACGGCCCTCGCGGGGGCGACGAAGTCAACCTCGTACAGCCAGGCAAAAACTACGGTTGGCCGGTCATCACCTACGGAATGAACTACAACGGCAGCCCTATCACCGGCATCACCGCCAAAGAAGGCATGGAGCAACCCAAGCACTACTGGACTCCCTCCATCGCCATTTGCGGTTCAGAGTTCTATACCGGCGACAAATTCCCGGCTTGGAAAAACAACCTCTTCGTCTCCGGCATGGCCTCCCAAGAGCTGCATCGCCTCACCATCGAGGGCGATAAAGTTGTGGCCGACGAAATCGTATTCAAAGATCAAGGACGCATCCGCGACGTCTACAGCGGCCCCGACGGCTACCTCTACGTCCTGCTCACCCAGCAGTCCCCTCGCGTCGGCGCCATCTACCGCTT comes from Pelagicoccus enzymogenes and encodes:
- a CDS encoding bacteriohemerythrin encodes the protein MAIEWRKNFATNDPHIDEQHQQIFRFANKLETIAQQADVDTREVDHLLSFLETYIQNHFRYEEACMLKRRCPVAQKNRSEHVAFKAFLTRNVEAYRHNGYSQQWAQQLFEKLENWLSNHICRVDVKLRDHPEKTTASSSAANR
- a CDS encoding PQQ-dependent sugar dehydrogenase, with the translated sequence MKLNAPLLLLPLATLAASLDAQNRIGSGDVSELFKTYCATCHGENLRGGQGSSLVDDVWAHGSSDADLARVIAEGIPDTEMIPWKHSLSDEQIRALVIYIREQGQIAARADLPEDAFKPKNGIFTSEKHSFTLEKVGEGDGILWGMEFLPDNSLLVTQRDGTLWHFQDGKRTAIEGIPAVRAQGQGGLMEVRIHPDYDKNGWVYLGYSESLDGGETGNTAIARGRIVDGAWTDHQQIYSADPKFHTSRGHHFGTRIVFQDGYLFFGIGDRGQQDQAQDLDRPNGKIHRLHDDGRIPADNPFANTPGALPTIWSYGHRNPQGLATHPETGQLWEVEHGPRGGDEVNLVQPGKNYGWPVITYGMNYNGSPITGITAKEGMEQPKHYWTPSIAICGSEFYTGDKFPAWKNNLFVSGMASQELHRLTIEGDKVVADEIVFKDQGRIRDVYSGPDGYLYVLLTQQSPRVGAIYRLDPSS